A window from Vicia villosa cultivar HV-30 ecotype Madison, WI unplaced genomic scaffold, Vvil1.0 ctg.000487F_1_1, whole genome shotgun sequence encodes these proteins:
- the LOC131628869 gene encoding uncharacterized protein LOC131628869, whose translation MLVEEVEDWWLSIRQRLEAAGYQQIRRFHEFVNNCRIFEEDNKAHSTYYKSLSERKGKNQDRGKPYANPVGRRKQKVSDEKKPSGGGALASVRCYRCGESGHRSNECENKVLRCYKCGKTGYRASECKNDGPTCFNCGEQGHISTQCQKPKKEDTAQTNGRVCALSGSEDSKKNNLIQGTCFINNVELIAIIDTGATQSFISLECATKLELNLSDMNGRMVIDTPTSDSVTTTCTLLSLFVDEFLFSYFLYLIQMIS comes from the exons atgttagtTGAGGAAGTTGAGGACTGGTGGCTTAGCATTCGCCAGAGATTGGAGGCTGCAG GATATCAGCAGATCCGGCGGTTTCATGAGTTTGTGAACAATTGTAGGATTTTTGAAGAGGACAACAAAGCTCATTCGACTTACTATAAGAGTTTGAGCGAGAGGAAGGGGAAGAATCAGGATCGTGGAAAGCCTTATGCTAACCCGGTCGGTAGAAGGAAGCAGAAAGTTTCTGATGAGAAGAAGCCAAGTGGAGGAGGAGCTCTCGCTTCGGTTAGGTGCTATAGATGTGGCGAGTCAGGTCACCGCTCTAATGAATGTGAGAACAAAGTGCTGAGATGTTATAAATGTGGTAAGACAGGTTATCGTGCTTCTGAATGCAAGAATGATGGTCCAACttgcttcaactgtggtgaacAGGGTCATATCAGTACCCAGTGTCAGAAGCCAAAGAAAGAAGATACTGCTCAAACTAATGGAAGGGTGTGTGCTTTGAGTGGATCAGAGGATTCCAAGAAGAACAACTTGATTcaaggtacttgttttattaataatGTTGAgctaattgctattattgatactggtgctactcagTCGTTTATTTCGCTTGAATGTGCTACTAAGTTGGAATTGAATTTATCTGATATGAATGGTAGAATGGTGATAGATACTCCTACTAGTGATTCTGTTACTACCACTTGTACTTTATTGTCTTTATTCGTTGACGAGTTTCTGTTTAGTTACTTCTTATACCTAATCCAAATGATTTCTTAG